The genomic window GGACGCGTCGCCCGCTCCAGGTCCACAAGGCCCCAGCCGTAGATCTCGTCGACACCGGGAGCGCCAAGATCCTGAGCCGTCTCCTTGAGGATGCGGAGGATTTCCGGCGTGGTCAGTTCCGGGAAGAGCTGCATGAGGATGGCGACCGCGCCGGAGACGTGCGGGGCGGCCAGCGACGTGCCGGTCAAAGTCCGCATGCCGCCGTCGTGGAACGTCGATGGGATCGCGACACCGGGGGCGGCCAGGCAGAACGCCTTGGCGTCGCCGCATCGGTTGCTGCCCTCCCAGATCTGCCTGTTCCGGTCGACCGCCACCACGGCCACCCAATGGCCGGCCAGTTCCGGGATCACGACCGGCAAGCCGGCCTCCCACGCCGGGTTCGCCTGCCGGTCGTTTCCCGCCGCGAAGACGATGGCGCCATCCAGATTGGCGACGTAGCGCCCACTCTCCAGGATGCCGCCGGCCGCGAACTCCACCAGTTCGCGGGGAATGTCGCCCGCGTACCGGTTGGAGGCCCAACTGTTGTTGAACACCCGGGCGCCGGCGTCCGCACCGCGCCGCCAGGCGTCACCCACGTTGACGTAGCGTTCGCCGGGCGTGACCGTGTGATCCTCCGCCAGGATCTTGAAGGGGATCACCTGGGCGCCGAACGCCACGCCGTGCACGCCGTTACTGTTCCGGCGTGCGGCGATGATGCCGGCGACATGGGTTCCATGGCCGATCCGGTCGCCGACCTCCGCCGTTCCATCCAGGACATTGCGCCCACCCGGGGCAACCGCGCCGGCCAGGTCCGGGTGGGTCGCGGCAATTCCGCTGTCGATGACGGCCACCTTCACCCCGGCGCCCGTGTACCCCCGCGCATAGGCGTCGGCAGCCCGGATGAGGCCAAGTCCATGCTGGGCGCGGTGTTCGTTCGTCAGATAGTCCTGCACATCGCGTCGCGGGAGCGGCGCGGCGACCGGGGGCCGCGGCGGCGGCTCCGCCTGCGGGGGCGGCTTCTGCACGACTTTACCGCCACCGCCGCCCCCGGGCGGAAGCACGGTCCCCGGCAGAATGGTGGCAAGGCCGCCCAGGACCAGGCGCCCCACCCCAGGGGACGCCGCCCGCCCCTCGGCTTGACCGGTCGTGCGCGGCGGATCGGGGGGAGCGGACCATTCCACGGCGGCCAGGATGTCGGCATAGGTCGCGGCCAATGCCCGGATCGGGTTGTCCGGTTGGAGGTCTTGAGCGGCGTGCACAGGGTTGGGGACCGCAACCTGCATCAAGATGCAGCATCCGGACAGGCCCACCGGAAAATGGAGCCGCACCGCCGCCTCCCTCTGGACGGACACACGCCCAACGCGCAGAGGGTACAACGATAAATTTCACACCGTGAAAGCGCGTATGGGAATATCGCGCAAGCGCTAACCACCGCCGCAGTTCACACTTAGACCATACCCCTGTTAACGGGAAACCTACTTTATAGACACCAGGCCATGACCGGCGATTTTAATCAGATCAGCTTCCCCCTCCCCCCTCTATATTTCAATTATGCACACAGACAGCCAAGCATTTCCGCCCCCGAGGGGCGACGATGGCGGATGCCGGCATGTTGACGTGCGCGGGTTGCCCCACGGATCAGGCGTACCAGAGCCCATTGTCGATCAAGGCGGCATTCGCCCGCCCCTCGGGGCTCGTGGCAAGGGCATGCAGCAGTTCGGCCGGGGTCATGCCCTGCCGCAGGAGGCTGGTCCAATGGCTCCAGCCCTCGGCCTCCGGGTCACGCTCGAAGGCGCTCCGGTAAAGATGGGTGACCAGACGCTCGGGTTCGGACGCGGGAT from Azospirillaceae bacterium includes these protein-coding regions:
- a CDS encoding S8 family peptidase; protein product: MQVAVPNPVHAAQDLQPDNPIRALAATYADILAAVEWSAPPDPPRTTGQAEGRAASPGVGRLVLGGLATILPGTVLPPGGGGGGKVVQKPPPQAEPPPRPPVAAPLPRRDVQDYLTNEHRAQHGLGLIRAADAYARGYTGAGVKVAVIDSGIAATHPDLAGAVAPGGRNVLDGTAEVGDRIGHGTHVAGIIAARRNSNGVHGVAFGAQVIPFKILAEDHTVTPGERYVNVGDAWRRGADAGARVFNNSWASNRYAGDIPRELVEFAAGGILESGRYVANLDGAIVFAAGNDRQANPAWEAGLPVVIPELAGHWVAVVAVDRNRQIWEGSNRCGDAKAFCLAAPGVAIPSTFHDGGMRTLTGTSLAAPHVSGAVAILMQLFPELTTPEILRILKETAQDLGAPGVDEIYGWGLVDLERATRPVGPLVFAAGPDAAAGGARVDHSGVLAGGALGDALAATLAGRTAAALDGYGRVYRVDLGAFAGRAMDAGPGLHERLTRFGRAPARTGEGGGMAFSFRPGPSGGVDTREVRLGLGGAFVEAQVRPDHGLGFAPGFAPGMDWPVGNPLANAHLAMIEGGFALAVGDGRTRGISWRASYATGSVPIADPERSQASSYAFGLSFGGQGVTFGLSAGFVREDGSLLGGIGQGAFAVADATTSFVGAHMALDLGAGFELAAGASIGLTRFSPAAGSVLSGGSGLVTSAFGVGVGKLGVFGDRDRFSFAISQPLRLEGGEFHFDIPIGRDRSGRVQRGRFQGDAAPSGRQIDLTATYARPLRPGMDLRLGFTHSLDAGHVRAGRPESLAMATLRIEF